Proteins encoded in a region of the Raphanus sativus cultivar WK10039 chromosome 8, ASM80110v3, whole genome shotgun sequence genome:
- the LOC130498329 gene encoding ferredoxin-1, chloroplastic, giving the protein MASTALSSAIVNTSFLRRQQTPTSLRSLPVASTQSLFCLKSSTARGGRVTCMATYKVKFITPEGEQEVECEDDVYVLDAAEEAGIDLPYSCRAGSCSSCAGKVVSGSIDQTDQSFLDDEQMSEGYVLTCVAYPTSDVVIETHKEEAIV; this is encoded by the coding sequence ATGGCTTCCACCGCTCTCTCCAGCGCCATAGTAAACACCTCCTTCCTCCGACGCCAACAGACACCAACCAGCCTCAGGTCCCTCCCTGTGGCCAGCACACAATCCCTCTTCTGCCTCAAATCCTCCACAGCACGCGGCGGCCGCGTCACATGCATGGCTACCTACAAGGTAAAGTTCATCACACCGGAGGGAGAGCAAGAAGTGGAGTGCGAAGACGACGTCTACGTCCTCGACGCAGCGGAGGAAGCTGGTATCGATCTGCCCTACTCATGCCGTGCTGGATCTTGCTCGAGCTGCGCCGGGAAAGTCGTCTCTGGCTCCATTGACCAAACGGACCAGAGCTTCTTAGACGACGAACAGATGAGCGAAGGGTATGTCCTCACCTGTGTGGCTTACCCAACTTCTGATGTCGTCATTGAAACCCACAAAGAAGAAGCCATTGTTTAA
- the LOC108807018 gene encoding uncharacterized protein LOC108807018: MTQGEVQLQPPDSQKLSDSAPLLGGTSPSSSSSSSALETPDHHEINTAAEEEEEEDLESGGSSSSPCCRICLENDDTDLLGDELISPCACKGTQQFVHRSCLDHWRSVKEGFAFSHCTTCKAQFHLRVEPFEDNNSWRRKAKFRLFVARDVLLVFVAVQTVIAVMAGFAYIMDKDGEFRNSFNDDWDRILSKHPIPFYYCIGVVTFFVLIGFLGLILHCSSLNGNDPRMDGCQNCCYGWGILDCFPASMEACFALVIVFVVVFAILGLAYGFLAATMAIQRIWQRHYHILTKRELTKEYIVEDLHGCYTPPKLDAEHEGRLKMLKLM, encoded by the exons ATGACGCAAGGCGAAGTACAGTTACAGCCACCGGATTCACAAAAGCTAAGCGATTCCGCTCCCTTATTAGGAGGAACCTCCccatcttcttcgtcttcctccTCCGCGTTAGAAACTCCCGATCACCACGAGATAAACACCGCcgccgaagaagaagaagaagaagatctagAGAGCGGCGGCTCATCTTCATCTCCTTGCTGCCGAATCTGTCTCGAGAACGACGACACCGATCTGCTAGGCGACGAGCTGATATCGCCGTGCGCGTGCAAAGGCACTCAGCAGTTCGTGCACCGCTCGTGCCTCGATCACTGGCGATCGGTCAAGGAAGGGTTCGCCTTCTCTCACTGCACCACCTGCAAAGCTCAGTTTCATCTTCGCGTCGAGCCTTTTGAGGATAACAACTCGTGGCGGAGGAAGGCTAAGTTTAGGCTCTTTGTCGCTAGGGATGTGCTTTTGGTCTTCGTTGCTGTGCAGACT GTTATTGCCGTGATGGCTGGATTTGCATATATAATGGACAAAGACGGAGAGTTTCGCAACTCTTTCAACGATGATTGGGACCGTATACTGTCAAAACATCCCATCCCGTTCTACTATTGCATCG GGGTTGTAACCTTCTTTGTACTGATTGGCTTTCTCGGGCTCATTCTACACTGCTCTTCTCTCAACGGTAATGACCCGAGGATGGATGGGTGTCAGAACTGCTGTTACGGATGGGGGATCTTGGACTGTTTCCCTGCGTCGATGGAAGCTTGTTTCGCTCTTGTTATCGTCTTTGTTGTCGTCTTCGCTATTCTTGGTTTAGCGTATGGCTTTCTTGCCGCGACGATGGCTATTCAGAGGATATGGCAAAGGCATTACCATATTCTCACCAAGCGAGAGCTTACGAAGGAGTACATTGTGGAGGATCTCCACGGGTGTTACACTCCCCCGAAGCTGGATGCAGAGCATGAAGGAAGGCTGAAGATGTTGAAACTTATGTGA
- the LOC108811613 gene encoding serine carboxypeptidase-like 31, whose product MDYHTKNMLISLCFTTLLILLPVVTCTRQHRSNSPKQRSLLANEQDLVTNLPGQPHVSFKHYAGYVPVDESNGRAMFYWFFEAMDLPKEKPLVLWLNGGPGCSSVGYGATQEIGPFLVDTKENGLTFNPYAWNKEANMLFLESPVGVGFSYSNTTSDYQKLDDDFTARDAFTFLCNWFEKFPEHKGNTFYIAGESYAGKYVPELAQVVYDNNNKNSSSSLHINLKGILLGNPETSDAEDWRGWVDYAWSHAVISDETHRIITRTCNFSSDNTWSDDECSEAVAEVQKQYDEIDIYSLYTSVCIGDSARSYYLDSAQFKTNSHISPKRVPPRRLGGYDPCLDDYARTFYNRADVQKSLHASDGVNLKNWKICNMEIFHNWTYLKPSVLPIYEKLIAGGLRIWVYSGDTDGRVPVLATRYSLSALELPIKTAWRPWYHEKQVSGWLQEYEGLTFATFRGAGHAVPSFKPSSSLAFFSAFLTGVPPPPSR is encoded by the exons ATGGATTATCACACCAAGAACATGTTAATTTCTCTGTGTTTTACCACTCTTTTAATATTACTCCCGGTAGTTACATGTACTAGACAACACCGGTCTAATAGCCCGAAACAAAGGAGCTTGTTGGCCAACGAGCAAGATCTTGTGACAAATTTGCCTGGACAGCCTCATGTGAGTTTCAAACATTATGCTGGTTACGTCCCTGTCGACGAATCCAACGGAAGAGCTATGTTTTATTGGTTCTTTGAGGCCATGGACCTTCCCAAGGAGAAACCTCTAGTTCTCTGGCTTAATGGAG GTCCAGGTTGTTCTTCTGTGGGATATGGGGCAACACAAGAAATCGGTCCTTTTCTCGTGGACACCAAAGAAAACGGACTTACATTTAATCCATACGCATGGAATAAAG AGGCAAACATGCTGTTTTTAGAATCTCCCGTCGGTGTTGGCTTTTCGTATTCAAACACAACTAGCGATTATCAAAAACTTGACGATGACTTTACAG CAAGAGACGCATTCACTTTTCTTTGCAACTGGTTCGAGAAGTTCCCAGAACACAAAGGAAATACGTTCTACATCGCAGGCGAAAGCTACGCAG GAAAATACGTACCGGAGCTAGCACAAGTCGTGTACGATAACAATAACAAGAACAGTAGTTCATCGCTTCACATCAACCTTAAGGGTATTTTG CTAGGGAATCCCGAGACATCAGATGCAGAAGATTGGAGAGGTTGGGTGGATTACGCATGGAGCCACGCCGTGATATCCGATGAGACGCATAGGATCATAACCAGGACTTGCAATTTCAGCAGCGACAATACTTGGAGCGACGACGAGTGCTCTGAAGCCGTAGCAGAAGTTCAGAAGCAGTACGACGAGATCGATATCTATAGCCTCTATACATCGGTTTGCATAGGAGACTCTGCACGGTCCTATTACTTGGATTCAGCACAATTCAAAACAAATTCTCACATCAGCCCCAAAAGG GTGCCGCCAAGGCGCTTGGGTGGATATGATCCATGCTTGGACGATTACGCGAGAACATTTTACAATAGAGCTGATGTGCAGAAGTCTCTTCATGCGAGTGATGGAGTTAATCTTAAAAACTGGAAGATTTGCAA CATGGAGATCTTCCATAATTGGACTTATTTAAAACCCTCGGTTTTGCCTATATACGAGAAACTCATCGCCGGGGGATTAAGAATTTGGGTTTACAG TGGTGACACAGACGGAAGAGTTCCAGTACTCGCGACTAGGTATAGCTTAAGTGCACTCGAATTACCCATCAAGACAGCTTGGAGGCCATGGTACCATGAAAAACAG GTAAGTGGATGGCTTCAGGAATATGAAGGTCTAACATTTGCTACGTTCAGAGGAGCTGGACATGCTGTGCCTTCCTTTAAACCAAGTAGCTCTCTCGCCTTTTTCTCGGCCTTTCTCACCGGAGTTCCTCCACCGCCGTCTCGGTAG
- the LOC108818907 gene encoding caffeoylshikimate esterase-like, with protein sequence MSDHNLSPEINFWGDDTPEQDYFNLKGIVGSKSYFKSPRGLNLFTRSWLPSSSSPPPRGLIFMVHGYGNDISWTFQSTSIFLAQNGFACFALDIEGHGRSDGVRAYVPSVDLVVADIVSFIDTVKKKNPNYRNLPRFLFGESMGGAISLLIHFADPLGFSGAVLVAPMCKISDKVRPKWPIDQFLITISRFAPTWAIVPTEDLLEKCIKVEEKKPIARRNPMRYREKPRLGTVMELLRVTDYLGKKLKDVSIPFIVLHGSVDVVTDPEVSRELYEEAKSGDKTLKIYEGMMHSMLFGETDENIEIVRGDIVGWLNDRCGGGDRT encoded by the coding sequence ATGTCCGATCACAATCTCTCCCCAGAGATCAACTTCTGGGGAGACGACACTCCAGAACAAGACTACTTCAACCTCAAAGGCATCGTCGGCTCCAAATCATACTTCAAATCCCCACGAGGCCTCAACCTCTTCACCCGCTCGTGGctcccctcctcctcctctcccccGCCACGTGGCCTCATCTTCATGGTCCACGGCTACGGCAACGACATCAGCTGGACGTTCCAGTCCACATCCATCTTCCTCGCCCAAAACGGCTTCGCCTGCTTCGCTCTCGACATCGAAGGCCACGGCAGATCCGACGGCGTCCGCGCCTACGTCCCCTCCGTTGACCTCGTCGTCGCCGACATCGTCTCCTTCATCGACAccgtcaagaagaagaaccctAACTACCGAAACCTGCCTCGGTTCCTCTTCGGAGAATCGATGGGAGGCGCGATCTCTCTCCTGATCCACTTCGCGGATCCGTTAGGTTTTTCCGGAGCGGTCCTCGTCGCTCCGATGTGTAAAATCTCCGACAAGGTGAGACCTAAGTGGCCGATCGATCAGTTCCTGATCACGATCTCGAGATTCGCTCCGACGTGGGCGATTGTTCCCACGGAGGATCTGCTGGAGAAGTGCATCAAGGTGGAGGAGAAGAAGCCGATCGCGAGGAGGAACCCGATGAGGTATAGGGAGAAGCCGAGGCTGGGGACGGTGATGGAGCTGCTTAGGGTTACGGATTACTTGGGGAAGAAGCTTAAAGATGTTAGCATTCCTTTTATCGTGTTGCACGGGAGTGTGGATGTTGTGACTGATCCTGAGGTGAGTAGAGAGTTGTATGAGGAGGCGAAGAGTGGAGACAAGACGTTGAAGATCTATGAAGGGATGATGCATTCGATGTTGTTCGGTGAGACTGATGAGAACATTGAGATCGTTCGTGGGGATATTGTTGGTTGGTTGAATGATAGATGTGGTGGAGGAGACAGAACATGA
- the LOC108819664 gene encoding uncharacterized protein LOC108819664 has product MESSMKSIKPSLVKKRNNAQDVSKSWWRIKPFLALICTALLIFWYKTTHIQFEDTDLEEAVYPFDMAKESEPVDDKLKGLPRGIIQPRSDLELKPLWSTSSLRSKGVEMTNRNLLAIPVGIKQKGNVDTIVKKFLPANFTVVLFHYDGNMDQWWDLEWSSKAIHIVAQDQTKWWFAKRFLHPDVVFIYDYIFIWDEDLGVENFTPKRYLEIVKSEGLEISQPALDSNSSGIHHKITVRSSTMIFHRRVYISRGHRVCSDASQDPPCTGFVEGMAPVFSRAAWFCTWNLIQNDLVHGWGMDMKLGHCAQGDRTKNVGIVDSEYIFHQGIQTLGESGHSEKKRHGHDSRTSIRRQSTWELQIFEERWNKSVEQDKNWIDPSSSKLKNNGNNRRLRRGKRIQETETTA; this is encoded by the exons ATGGAGTCGTCTATGAAGTCGATCAAACCATCActagttaaaaaaagaaacaatgcTCAAGATGTG AGTAAATCCTGGTGGAGAATAAAGCCCTTTTTGGCTCTCATATGTACAGCGCTTTTGATCTTTTGGTATAAGACCACACATATTCAATTTGAAGATACAGAT CTAGAAGAAGCAGTTTATCCATTTGACATGGCAAAG GAATCAGAACCAGTCGATGATAAGTTAAAAGGCTTGCCACGTGGTATCATACAGCCTAGATCAGACCTCGAGCTGAAGCCTCTCTGGTCTACTAGTAGTTTGAGGTCAAAG GGTGTAGAAATGACTAACCGTAACTTGTTGGCGATACCCGTAGGAATTAAGCAAAAGGGTAATGTTGACACTATTGTAAAGAAG TTTCTTCCAGCGAATTTCACGGTTGTTCTGTTCCATTACGATGGTAATATGGATCAATGGTGGGATCTGGAATGGAGTTCGAAGGCCATACATATAGTTGCACAGGACCAGACTAAATG GTGGTTTGCAAAACGATTTCTCCATCCTGATGTTGTATTCAtttatgattatatatttatttgggaTGAGGACCTTGGAGTTGAGAATTTCACACCAAAGAG GTATTTGGAGATAGTTAAATCAGAGGGACTGGAGATATCGCAACCGGCTTTGGACTCAAACTCGAGTGGAATCCACCACAAAATCACAGTCCGTTCTAGCACAATGATATTTCATAG GAGGGTTTACATTAGTAGAGGCCATAGAGTTTGTTCTGATGCAAGCCAGGATCCTCCTTGCACAGG ATTTGTTGAAGGAATGGCTCCTGTGTTTTCAAGAGCTGCTTGGTTCTGCACTTGGAATCTTATACAG AATGATCTGGTTCATGGATGGGGAATGGATATGAAACTAGGGCATTGTGCACAG GGAGACAGAACGAAGAATGTAGGGATCGTGGATAGTGAGTATATATTTCATCAAGGCATTCAAACTTTAGGTGAAAGTGGACACTCTGAGAAGAAG AGACATGGCCATGATTCGAGAACCTCG ATAAGGAGGCAATCAACATGGGAGCTTCAAATTTTTGAAGAACGCTGGAACAAATCGGTGGAACAAGACAAGAACTGGATCGATCCATCGTCATCGAAGCTGAAGAATAACGGTAATAACAGAAGATTAAGGCGTGGTAAGAGAATTCAAGAGACAGAAACAAcagcataa
- the LOC108820992 gene encoding uncharacterized protein LOC108820992, translated as MRELERLETSMNHHQPWPPIGAPTNLRREEPCISRFDDDSVSAFSFGFVATAILISMFLVMAIFEKLVRTTTTNSDSSSGRILLGMESRVGFNGTSSKLGYQSPKMTVYTNGVSVLMPGDDIPTFIAHPVPVPRPPLHISQSQHQHSSSRDPSNSNSIQEC; from the exons ATGAGAGAGCTTGAGCGCTTGGAGACGAGCATGAACCATCATCAACCATGGCCGCCCATTGGAGCTCCGACGAATCTCCGGCGAGAAGAACCATGTATATCACGATTCGACGACGACTCAGTTAGTGCATTCTCCTTTGGTTTCGTAGCTACAGCCATTCTCATTTCAATGTTCCTCGTCATGGCTATCTTCGAGAAACTCGTTCGAACAACAACCACTAACTCTGATTCCTCTTCTGGTCGGATCCTCTTGGGTATGGAATCTCGGGTCGGGTTCAATGGCACATCATCTAAGCTCGGTTACCAATCTCCAAAG ATGACTGTTTACACGAACGGAGTATCAGTATTGATGCCAGGAGACGACATCCCTACTTTCATTGCTCATCCAGTGCCCGTGCCTCGTCCTCCTCTACACATCTCACAGTCTCAGCATCAACATAGCTCATCAAGAGACCCCTCCAACTCAAACTCCATTCAAGAATGTTGA
- the LOC108808654 gene encoding uncharacterized protein LOC108808654 — protein MHMILYVLFLIIPHNIYIHKSFYKHYQAIHRKYLEEKFPEEDDLTAARRGLRLQSMDDSSVFHRRSSSLRSNSTGGRRSHTPQARPTYLSSSASSNRRSFFSRTTSRSRDHDGGSSRGLKSRPVSNNPSPLTSPFTSPRGKDQTLADLFGDVEGLTSPPPPPPVEITKSRSKRDKENRGSSTSTSVPFRKSKSTRDTVGSLGKSISRRSSTPIVFSQSTPPKKPPAVEKMLECTLEELFHGGVKNIKITRDIITDEGLIMKQEETLRVNIKPGWKKGTRITFEGVGNEKPGYLPEDIIFVVEEKRHPLFKSRGDDLEIAVEIPLLKALTGCKLSVPLLTGESMSISVGEVIFHGFEKAIKGQGLPNGKEDGRRGDLIITFLVSFPKELSEEHRSMAYEVLKDCSWP, from the exons ATGCATATGATTCTGTACGTTCTGTTTCTTATCATCCCTCACAACATATATATTCACAAATCGTTTTACAAACATTATCAGGCAATCCACCGGAAATATCTTGAGGAGAAATTCCCGGAGGAGGATGATCTGACCGCTGCTAGGAGAGGTCTCCGTTTACAGAGCATGGACGACAGCTCCGTCTTCCACCGCCGCTCTTCTTCTCTTCGATCAAACTCCACCGGCGGCCGCCGGAGCCACACGCCTCAAGCTCGACCGACCTACCTCTCCTCCTCCGCCTCTTCCAACCGCCGATCATTTTTCTCCAGAACCACCAGCCGTAGTAGAGACCACGATGGCGGCAGCAGCCGCGGTCTCAAATCACGTCCCGTCTCGAACAACCCGAGCCCCCTGACATCACCTTTCACGAGCCCCAGAGGGAAAGATCAGACCTTAGCTGATTTGTTCGGCGACGTAGAAGGACTAacgtctcctcctcctcctcctccggtgGAGATTACCAAGAGCCGTAGCAAGAGAGATAAAGAGAACAGAGGCTCATCTACGTCGACGTCTGTGCCGTTTAGGAAGAGCAAGAGCACGAGGGATACGGTTGGATCATTGGGGAAGAGTATAAGCAGAAGGAGCTCAACGCCGATTGTTTTCTCTCAGTCTACACCTCCGAAAAAACCCCCGGCTGTTGAGAAAATGCTTGAGTGTACGTTGGAAGAACTCTTCCACGGGGGAGTCAAGAACATCAAGATTACTAGAGACATCATCACCGATGAAGG ATTGATTATGAAACAAGAAGAGACGTTAAGAGTGAACATCAAACCAGGATGGAAGAAAGGGACCAGGATCACATTCGAAGGAGTAGGGAACGAGAAACCTGGCTACCTACCGGAAGACATCATATTCGTGGTTGAAGAGAAGAGACACCCTTTGTTCAAAAGCCGTGGAGATGACTTAGAGATTGCGGTGGAGATCCCTCTTCTCAAAGCTTTAACGGGGTGTAAACTCTCTGTGCCGCTATTGACTGGTGAGTCCATGTCAATATCCGTAGGAGAAGTGATCTTTCATGGATTCGAGAAGGCGATCAAAGGTCAAGGTTTGCCGAATGGTAAAGAAGATGGTAGACGTGGAGATTTGATAATAACGTTTTTAGTGAGTTTCCCTAAAGAGCTGAGCGAAGAACATAGATCAATGGCCTATGAGGTTTTGAAAGATTGTTCTTGGCCATAG
- the LOC108806017 gene encoding serine/threonine-protein kinase SRK2A, whose protein sequence is MDKYELVKDIGAGNFGVARLMKVKNSKELVAMKYIERGPKIDENVAREIINHRSLRHPNIIRFKEVVLTPTHLAIAMEYAAGGELFERICSAGRFSEDEARYFFQQLISGVSYCHAMQICHRDLKLENTLLDGSPAPRLKICDFGYSKSSLLHSRPKSTVGTPAYIAPEVLSRREYDGKMADVWSCGVTLYVMLVGAYPFEDQEDPKNFRKTIQKIMAVQYKIPDYVHISQDCKHLLSRIFVANSLKRITIAEIKKHPWFLKNLPRELTETAQAAYFRKENPTFSLQTAEEIMKIVDDAKTPPPVSRSIGGFGWGDEEGKEEEEEEVDEEEVVEEEEDEEDEYDKTVKQVHASGEVRIS, encoded by the exons ATGGACAAGTACGAGCTGGTGAAAGACATAGGCGCGGGGAATTTCGGAGTGGCGAGGCTAATGAAGGTCAAAAACTCCAAGGAGCTCGTTGCCATGAAGTACATCGAGCGTGGTCCCAAG ATTGATGAGAATGTGGCAAGAGAGATCATAAATCACAGATCGCTTCGTCATCCTAATATTATCCGCTTTAAGGAG GTTGTGTTGACTCCGACTCATCTTGCCATTGCCATGGAGTATGCTGCTGGTGGTGAACTTTTCGAGCGTATTTGTAGTGCTGGAAGATTCAGTGAAGATGAG GCGAGATATTTCTTCCAGCAGCTTATATCAGGTGTTAGCTATTGCCATGCTATG CAAATATGTCATAGAGATCTGAAGCTGGAGAATACACTCCTTGATGGAAGTCCTGCTCCACGTCTCAAAATCTGTGATTTTGGCTATTCCAAG TCCTCTCTACTGCACTCCAGGCCCAAATCAACAGTTGGAACTCCAGCATATATTGCACCTGAGGTCCTTTCGAGGAGAGAATACGATGGCAAG atGGCTGATGTCTGGTCTTGTGGTGTAACTCTTTATGTCATGCTGGTTGGAGCCTACCCATTCGAAGACCAGGAAGACCCCAAAAACTTCAGGAAAACAATACAA AAAATCATGGCTGTTCAGTACAAGATCCCAGACTACGTCCACATCTCACAGGATTGCAAACATCTCCTTTCCCGTATTTTTGTTGCCAACTCACTCAAG AGGATAACCATTGCAGAAATCAAGAAACACCCATGGTTCCTGAAGAACTTGCCAAGAGAACTGACGGAGACAGCTCAAGCTGCATATTTCAGGAAAGAGAATCCAACCTTTTCCCTCCAGACAGCTGAAGAGATCATGAAGATAGTAGATGACGCCAAAACGCCTCCCCCTGTTTCCCGTTCCATTGGAGGTTTTGGCTGGGGAGATGAAGAGGggaaagaggaagaggaagaggaggtgGATGAAGAGGAAGTggtggaggaagaggaagacgaagaagatgagTATGATAAGACTGTAAAGCAAGTACACGCCAGTGGAGAAGTGAGAATCAGTTGA